The following coding sequences are from one Eucalyptus grandis isolate ANBG69807.140 chromosome 11, ASM1654582v1, whole genome shotgun sequence window:
- the LOC104426319 gene encoding WD-40 repeat-containing protein MSI4-like, translating into MEVCAASFDRLCLMLLHSGLLGFYLIGRKIEIVGSKAPNSPPRLFFRHAGHRDKVVDFHWNSSDPWTIVSVSDDGESTGGGGTLQIWRMIDLIYRPKEEVLAELDK; encoded by the exons ATGGAGGTGTGTGCTGCTTCATTTGATCGGCTCTGCCTGATGTTGCTCCATTCGGGGCTTTTGGGTTTTTACCTG ATTGGTAGAAAGATAGAGATCGTGGGTTCAAAAGCACCCAATTCTCCTCCAAGGTTATTTTTCCGTCATGCTGGGCACAG GGACAAGGTTGTTGACTTCCATTGGAATTCGTCCGATCCCTGGACAATAGTTAGTGTTTCTGATGATGGTGAAAGTACTGGTGGAGGTGGTACACTGCAG ATATGGCggatgattgatttgatttacaGACCTAAGGAAGAAGTTCTGGCTGAGCTAGACAAATGA
- the LOC120289915 gene encoding uncharacterized protein LOC120289915 has protein sequence MGSSAKSPHDDGLAKLNSEAGGGGEPQRQVAEASLRGRRLRRLGGELQRRVAETARRRAVEWASTIASIWIQASCGASYTFGIYSSTLKSSQSYSQSTLDTVSIFKDIGANAGVISGLFYSAVTEKRGGRSSAGVGRRPRSVLSPGPWLVLVAGAVQFFAGYFFIWASIVGLIDRPPVAAMCLFMWVAAHAQTSFNTTNVVSGVHNFSDYSGTIVGIMKGFLGLSGAILIQV, from the exons ATGGGCAGCTCGGCGAAGAGCCCACATGACGATGGACTTGCAAAGCTGAACTCAGAGGCgggcggcggaggcgagcctCAGAGGCAAGTGGCAGAGGCGAGCCTCAGAGGCAGGCGGCTAAGGCGACTCGGAGGCGAGCTGCAGCGGCGAGTGGCGGAGACAGCTCGGAGGCGAGCGGTGGAG TGGGCGTCGACGATCGCCAGCATATGGATCCAGGCCAGCTGCGGCGCGTCCTACACTTTCGGCATCTACTCCTCCACCCTCAAGTCCTCCCAGTCCTACTCCCAATCCACCCTCGACACCGTCTCCATCTTTAAGGACATCGGCGCCAACGCCGGCGTCATCTCCGGCCTCTTCTACTCCGCCGTCACCGAGAAACGCGGCGGCCGCTCCTCCGCCGGCGTGGGGCGGCGGCCGCGGTCGGTGCTCTCCCCCGGGCCGTGGCTCGTCCTCGTTGCCGGGGCCGTGCAGTTCTTCGCCGGGTACTTCTTCATCTGGGCCTCCATCGTCGGGCTGATCGACCGGCCGCCGGTCGCGGCGATGTGCCTGTTCATGTGGGTGGCGGCTCACGCGCAGACTTCCTTCAACACCACCAACGTGGTCAGTGGCGTGCACAACTTCTCTGATTACAGTGGGACGATTGTGGGCATCATGAAG GGCTTTCTTGGTTTAAGTGGAGCTATATTAATCCAAGTGTAA